One Microbacterium trichothecenolyticum DNA window includes the following coding sequences:
- the gltX gene encoding glutamate--tRNA ligase: MSATPDPRTTTASGADVRVRFCPSPTGLPHVGLIRTVLFNWAYARHNGGTLVFRIEDTDAARDSEESYQQLLEALRWMNIDWDEGVEVGGPHAPYRQSQRHEIYREVLDKLIAAGAVYESYSTAEEIDARNEANGRAKQLGYDNYDRDLTEEQKAAFRAEGRQPAWRLRVPDHDLTYVDLIRGEVTFPAGSFPDFVLVRAGGVPLYPFVNPVDDALMGITHVIRGEDLMPSTARQLALYSALVDAGVTTFIPRFGHMPLVLGETGNKKLSKRDPQADLFLQREKGFIHEGLLNYLSLLGWSLSSDRDVFSLDEMIAAFDITDVNPNPARFDQKKAEAINGDHIRLLDAEDFAARIVPYLAGAGLIDEHPSEEHRAIIAAAAPLVQERVQLLGEVPGMLGFLFVSDVQYAEDALKGLPANAGEVLVASVGALELVPEAEFTAAAVQQALSTALVDELGLKPRVAYGPPRVALTGRRVSPPLFESMELLGKAESIRRLDALVRHLG, translated from the coding sequence ATGTCTGCCACGCCCGATCCCCGCACCACGACCGCCTCCGGCGCCGACGTTCGCGTCCGCTTCTGCCCGTCTCCGACGGGACTGCCGCACGTGGGTCTCATCCGCACCGTCCTGTTCAACTGGGCCTACGCCCGGCACAACGGCGGCACGCTCGTCTTCCGTATCGAAGACACCGACGCCGCGCGCGACAGCGAAGAGAGCTACCAGCAGCTGCTCGAGGCGCTGCGGTGGATGAACATCGACTGGGACGAGGGCGTCGAAGTCGGTGGACCCCACGCGCCGTACCGCCAGTCGCAACGTCACGAGATCTACCGCGAGGTGCTCGACAAGCTGATCGCCGCCGGCGCGGTCTACGAGAGCTACTCGACCGCCGAAGAGATCGACGCGCGCAACGAAGCCAACGGCCGCGCCAAGCAGCTCGGCTACGACAACTACGACCGCGACCTCACCGAGGAGCAGAAGGCCGCCTTCCGCGCCGAGGGCCGTCAGCCCGCGTGGCGCCTGCGCGTGCCCGATCACGACCTCACGTACGTCGACCTCATCCGCGGCGAGGTGACGTTCCCCGCAGGTTCCTTCCCCGATTTCGTGCTCGTGCGCGCCGGCGGAGTACCCCTCTACCCCTTCGTGAACCCGGTCGACGACGCGCTCATGGGCATCACCCACGTCATCCGCGGCGAAGACCTCATGCCCTCTACGGCGCGTCAGCTCGCGCTGTACTCCGCGCTGGTGGATGCCGGGGTCACGACGTTCATCCCGCGCTTCGGTCACATGCCCCTCGTGCTGGGCGAGACCGGCAACAAGAAGCTCTCCAAGCGCGACCCGCAGGCCGACCTGTTCCTGCAGCGTGAGAAGGGCTTCATCCACGAGGGGCTGCTGAACTACCTCTCGCTCCTCGGTTGGTCGCTGTCGAGCGACCGCGACGTGTTCTCGCTCGACGAGATGATCGCCGCCTTCGACATCACCGACGTCAACCCCAACCCGGCCCGCTTCGATCAGAAGAAGGCGGAAGCCATCAACGGCGACCACATCCGCCTTCTGGATGCCGAGGACTTCGCGGCACGGATCGTCCCCTACCTCGCGGGTGCGGGGCTGATCGACGAGCACCCGAGCGAGGAGCACCGCGCGATCATCGCCGCCGCCGCTCCGCTCGTGCAGGAGCGCGTGCAGCTGCTCGGTGAGGTGCCCGGGATGCTCGGCTTCCTGTTCGTCTCCGACGTGCAGTATGCCGAAGATGCGTTGAAGGGACTCCCCGCGAACGCGGGCGAGGTGCTCGTGGCCTCCGTCGGCGCGCTCGAGCTCGTCCCCGAGGCCGAGTTCACCGCCGCGGCCGTGCAGCAGGCGCTGTCGACGGCCCTCGTCGACGAGCTGGGCCTGAAGCCCCGCGTCGCCTACGGCCCCCCGCGCGTCGCGCTCACCGGTCGTCGCGTCTCGCCGCCGCTGTTCGAGTCGATGGAGCTGCTGGGCAAGGCGGAGTCGATCCGTCGGCTCGACGCCCTCGTGCGGCACCTGGGCTGA
- a CDS encoding alpha/beta hydrolase family esterase → MTAAADVDAAERDGVDSIPAARAGEPAGERSGRVKGVSRTISAVPHRHLLPALLAACLALAGCGAAAAGAAGSSPSAAGTLSVAGAPDSASPAASAHVDAAAASGCGRDTSAAGSTSTRTVTVGGTARSARLHVPSGYDGTTPTPVILAFVGHGMSIDKLERFSDLDDSGDLVLYPQPAGTDPQNGWQSAPYASGQDDVAFVSALIDDIEAHACVDVTRVFAAGISNGGGFTALLSCALPARIAAFAVVSGAIYPANDPPCPTTAAVPVVEFHGTNDPVIAYDGGTSHGSQLEPVTQWTTEQAQRSGCSASPTITQIGSDVVEQQWCGCQGRGAMTHYRIEGGGHTWPGATATSGPGATTQTISATRIIEDFFTAHPLPS, encoded by the coding sequence GTGACCGCTGCCGCCGACGTCGACGCCGCCGAGCGCGACGGAGTGGACTCGATCCCCGCGGCACGTGCGGGTGAGCCCGCAGGTGAGCGGTCAGGCCGGGTCAAAGGGGTGAGCCGTACCATCTCGGCCGTGCCCCATCGCCACCTGCTCCCTGCCCTGCTCGCCGCCTGTCTCGCGCTCGCCGGCTGTGGCGCGGCCGCCGCGGGGGCCGCGGGGTCGTCGCCCTCCGCCGCGGGCACCCTCTCGGTGGCGGGCGCACCCGATTCGGCGTCGCCGGCTGCCTCGGCGCACGTCGACGCGGCAGCGGCGTCGGGCTGCGGCCGCGACACCTCGGCGGCCGGCTCGACCTCCACGCGCACCGTGACCGTCGGCGGCACGGCGCGAAGCGCGCGTCTGCACGTCCCCAGCGGCTACGACGGCACCACGCCGACGCCGGTCATCCTCGCCTTCGTCGGGCACGGCATGTCGATCGACAAGCTCGAACGCTTCAGCGACCTCGACGACAGCGGCGACCTCGTGCTGTATCCGCAGCCGGCCGGAACAGACCCGCAGAACGGATGGCAGAGCGCCCCCTACGCCTCGGGGCAGGACGACGTCGCGTTCGTCAGCGCCCTGATCGACGACATCGAGGCACACGCCTGCGTCGATGTGACGCGCGTGTTCGCCGCCGGTATTTCGAACGGCGGGGGCTTCACGGCGCTGCTGTCGTGCGCCCTGCCCGCGCGTATCGCGGCGTTCGCCGTGGTCTCCGGCGCGATCTACCCCGCGAACGATCCACCGTGCCCCACGACCGCGGCGGTCCCCGTCGTCGAGTTCCACGGGACGAACGACCCGGTCATCGCGTACGACGGCGGCACCAGCCACGGCAGTCAGCTCGAGCCCGTCACGCAGTGGACCACCGAGCAGGCGCAGCGCAGCGGCTGCTCCGCCTCGCCCACGATCACGCAGATCGGGTCCGACGTCGTCGAGCAGCAGTGGTGTGGATGCCAGGGCCGCGGCGCCATGACTCATTACCGCATCGAGGGCGGAGGCCACACCTGGCCCGGGGCGACCGCGACGAGCGGGCCGGGCGCCACGACCCAGACGATCTCGGCGACGCGGATCATCGAGGACTTCTTCACCGCGCACCCGTTGCCGTCGTGA
- a CDS encoding oxidoreductase, with protein sequence MAAGVDLIDCSAGGLVAGAEYAPGPGYQVPGAAEVRASGVAVGAVGQITGAAQAEEIIASGYADAVLIGRAMLRDPYWARHAAYELGVPLPSYPRYDRATRVDGAVPR encoded by the coding sequence GTGGCGGCCGGGGTCGATCTGATCGACTGCTCCGCCGGCGGTCTCGTCGCCGGCGCGGAGTACGCTCCCGGCCCGGGGTATCAGGTGCCCGGGGCGGCCGAGGTGCGGGCCTCCGGGGTCGCGGTGGGCGCGGTCGGACAGATCACCGGCGCGGCGCAGGCGGAGGAGATCATCGCTTCTGGGTACGCCGACGCCGTCCTGATCGGTCGCGCGATGCTCCGTGACCCCTACTGGGCCCGCCACGCGGCGTACGAGCTCGGAGTGCCCCTGCCCTCCTATCCGCGCTACGACCGAGCGACCCGCGTCGACGGAGCGGTCCCGCGCTGA
- a CDS encoding LysR family transcriptional regulator, which translates to MNDVDDALDAHALRVVKAIADAGSITGAARSLGYSQPAVSQQVRRLERRAGMPIVERVGRGVRLTEAGRVLARHAATVTTALDAAAGDLAELRGLRAGRVRIVAFPSASSTVVPRVIAAVTARRPGVSISFVEAEPPEAIAAVREDRADIALTYSYPGDRREHLESAASGLSVHPMGADDTVVVVPADHPAASHDPIDLSQLAGERWIAGCPQCRGHLLEACERAGFTPDIAFETDNFIAVENLVAQGVGMAILPRMAVASLPMLSGIAAPRLPVAEARTLHLVTAGGAEFVPAVGASLEIMAAELAAHRRLSGERTAPR; encoded by the coding sequence ATGAACGACGTCGACGACGCTCTCGACGCGCACGCGTTGCGCGTGGTCAAGGCGATCGCCGATGCCGGATCGATCACTGGAGCCGCTCGCTCCCTCGGGTACAGCCAGCCCGCGGTCAGCCAGCAGGTGCGCCGTCTCGAGCGCCGGGCGGGAATGCCGATCGTCGAGCGCGTCGGTCGTGGCGTCCGGCTGACCGAGGCGGGTCGGGTGCTGGCTCGCCACGCCGCCACGGTGACCACCGCACTCGATGCGGCGGCGGGCGACCTCGCCGAGCTGCGCGGACTCCGTGCCGGTCGCGTGCGCATCGTCGCCTTCCCCTCGGCGTCGTCGACCGTCGTCCCCCGGGTGATCGCGGCGGTCACCGCGCGGCGCCCCGGCGTCTCGATCAGCTTCGTCGAGGCCGAGCCGCCCGAGGCGATCGCCGCGGTCCGCGAAGATCGGGCCGACATCGCCCTCACCTACAGCTACCCCGGCGATCGTCGCGAGCACCTCGAGTCCGCGGCATCCGGGCTCTCGGTGCACCCGATGGGCGCCGACGACACGGTGGTCGTGGTTCCCGCCGATCACCCGGCGGCATCCCACGACCCGATCGACCTGTCGCAGCTCGCGGGGGAGCGCTGGATCGCCGGCTGTCCGCAGTGCCGAGGGCACCTGCTCGAGGCGTGCGAACGCGCGGGGTTCACCCCCGACATCGCGTTCGAGACCGACAACTTCATCGCCGTCGAGAACCTCGTCGCGCAGGGGGTGGGCATGGCGATCCTGCCGCGCATGGCGGTGGCATCCCTTCCCATGCTGTCGGGCATCGCCGCACCCCGCCTGCCCGTGGCCGAGGCGAGGACGCTGCACCTGGTGACGGCGGGAGGTGCGGAGTTCGTCCCCGCGGTCGGGGCGAGCCTCGAGATCATGGCCGCCGAGCTCGCGGCGCATCGACGACTCTCGGGCGAGCGCACCGCCCCCCGGTAG
- a CDS encoding ABC transporter ATP-binding protein: MTLETREVRWTRGGALVVDGVSLRPEPGTTVGLLGPNGSGKSSLLRLLQGAARADTGEVLLDERPLSSWRRREVARTVAVVTQHAETDADIVVRDVVRLGRTPHRPVWGGSSAGDDAAIDAALERVGLSDKADRLWHTLSGGERQRAQIARALAQEPRELLLDEPTNHLDIRHQLDVLALVAALPVTSIVALHDLNLAATYCDSVLVLRSGAVVAAGAPADVLTPSLIADVYGVRARVIPDAETGRTTILFDGPLAS, encoded by the coding sequence GTGACGCTGGAAACCCGAGAAGTGCGATGGACACGCGGCGGTGCGCTCGTCGTCGACGGCGTCTCGCTGCGTCCCGAGCCCGGCACCACCGTGGGACTGCTCGGCCCCAACGGGTCGGGCAAGTCCTCGCTGCTGCGCCTGCTGCAGGGCGCCGCGCGAGCGGACACCGGTGAGGTGCTGCTCGACGAGCGCCCCCTGTCGTCGTGGCGCCGACGCGAGGTGGCCCGAACGGTGGCCGTCGTGACACAGCATGCCGAGACCGACGCCGACATCGTCGTGCGCGATGTCGTGCGCCTGGGTCGGACGCCCCATCGTCCGGTCTGGGGCGGCTCGAGCGCCGGTGACGACGCCGCGATCGACGCGGCTCTCGAGCGCGTGGGGCTCAGCGACAAAGCGGACCGGCTGTGGCACACCCTCTCGGGCGGGGAGCGTCAGCGCGCCCAGATCGCCCGTGCCCTCGCCCAAGAGCCGCGCGAGCTGCTGCTCGACGAGCCGACCAACCACCTCGACATCCGGCATCAGCTCGACGTGCTCGCCCTGGTCGCTGCTCTCCCCGTCACGAGCATCGTCGCGCTGCACGACCTCAACCTGGCCGCGACCTACTGCGACAGCGTGCTCGTGCTGCGCTCCGGCGCGGTCGTGGCGGCGGGAGCCCCCGCCGACGTCCTCACGCCCTCGCTCATCGCCGATGTCTACGGCGTGCGGGCTCGGGTGATCCCGGATGCCGAGACGGGGCGCACCACGATCCTGTTCGACGGGCCGCTGGCATCCTGA
- a CDS encoding MFS transporter, whose protein sequence is MPEATAPQGVDVVDVQRRTVRVLAAGQVLSGVAFGSTLSLGALLAADLSGQEALSGFATAAVTLGAALTAIPLARLAAHRGRRLALTTGNVAALTGILAVITAAALRSFPLLLAGIALIGAGNAATLQSRFAATDLATTARRGRDLATVVWATTVGGVVGPLLLAPGELVGASIGLPRLTGAYLFSFAAQACAFALYVLVLRPDPLLLAQRLDRERAPSAPVAAHVDRPKLARFAMLAVAASHVTMAAVMAMTPVHLSHIVAPDAVTLAVGVTIALHVFGMYGLSPVFGVLADRLGRVVVIVLGQALLAAALAVAALLPDSQAGVLVALILLGLGWSAATVAGSALLTEATPLALRPRRQGRSDTLMTACAAVGSVLAGVILGAVGYGGLALWAFLPVAAVCAGAVAVGMAARRAS, encoded by the coding sequence ATGCCTGAGGCGACCGCGCCGCAAGGGGTCGACGTCGTCGACGTGCAGCGCCGCACGGTGCGGGTGCTGGCCGCAGGCCAGGTCCTCAGCGGGGTCGCGTTCGGCTCCACGCTGTCGCTCGGCGCGCTCCTGGCTGCCGATCTGTCGGGGCAGGAGGCCCTGTCGGGGTTCGCGACCGCGGCGGTCACGCTGGGCGCCGCACTGACGGCGATCCCACTGGCGCGGCTCGCTGCTCATCGAGGGCGTCGGCTCGCGCTGACAACGGGCAACGTCGCCGCTCTCACCGGGATCCTCGCAGTGATCACGGCGGCGGCGCTGCGCTCGTTCCCGTTGCTGCTCGCGGGCATCGCGTTGATCGGCGCGGGAAACGCCGCGACCCTGCAATCACGTTTCGCGGCGACCGACCTCGCCACGACCGCCCGTCGCGGGCGCGATCTCGCCACGGTCGTGTGGGCGACGACGGTCGGGGGCGTCGTCGGGCCTCTTCTGCTCGCGCCGGGCGAGCTCGTCGGTGCGAGCATCGGTCTACCTCGATTGACCGGCGCCTACCTGTTCTCGTTCGCCGCGCAGGCGTGCGCCTTCGCGCTGTACGTGCTCGTGCTGCGCCCCGACCCGCTCTTGCTCGCGCAGCGTCTCGATCGCGAGCGTGCACCCTCCGCGCCTGTGGCAGCGCACGTGGACCGACCGAAACTGGCCCGTTTCGCGATGCTCGCCGTCGCCGCGTCGCACGTCACCATGGCGGCGGTCATGGCGATGACCCCGGTTCATCTGTCGCATATCGTCGCACCGGATGCCGTGACGCTGGCGGTCGGAGTGACGATCGCGCTCCACGTGTTCGGCATGTACGGCCTGTCGCCCGTTTTCGGCGTGCTCGCCGACCGTCTCGGCCGCGTGGTCGTCATCGTGCTCGGTCAGGCGCTGCTCGCGGCGGCTCTGGCCGTGGCCGCGCTCCTGCCGGACTCGCAGGCGGGAGTGCTCGTCGCGCTCATCCTTTTGGGGCTGGGGTGGAGTGCGGCGACGGTGGCGGGCTCCGCGCTGCTCACCGAGGCGACGCCCCTCGCGCTGCGCCCGCGTCGACAGGGACGCAGCGACACCCTGATGACGGCGTGCGCCGCGGTCGGTTCCGTTCTGGCCGGTGTCATCCTCGGCGCGGTCGGCTACGGCGGTCTCGCGCTCTGGGCGTTCCTTCCTGTTGCGGCGGTGTGCGCGGGTGCGGTCGCGGTCGGGATGGCAGCGCGACGCGCGTCGTGA
- a CDS encoding fumarylacetoacetate hydrolase family protein, protein MKIARFSHQDAIRYGIVDDGELVVLAADPMFAGFDTTGERVPLGEVTLLAPVIPRSKVVCIGKNYHDHAAEMGGEAPAEPLMFLKPNTSVIGPGDVVVRPTSLSSHTDYEGELAVVIGRVAKNVPAERASDYIFGYTVANDVTARDLQRSDGQWARAKGFDTFCPVGPVIETDLDLDAAAITTRVNGEVRQQGPVSDMIHGIGALIAYASAVFTLLPGDLLLTGTPAGVGPFVGGDVVEVEISGLGVLRNPARDA, encoded by the coding sequence GTGAAGATCGCTCGATTCAGCCATCAGGATGCCATCCGCTACGGAATCGTCGACGACGGCGAGCTCGTGGTCCTCGCCGCAGACCCGATGTTCGCGGGCTTCGACACGACGGGGGAGCGCGTGCCGCTCGGCGAGGTCACGCTCCTGGCCCCGGTCATCCCGCGGTCCAAGGTCGTGTGTATCGGCAAGAACTACCATGACCACGCCGCCGAGATGGGTGGCGAGGCACCGGCCGAGCCGCTGATGTTCCTCAAGCCCAACACGTCCGTCATCGGCCCCGGCGACGTCGTCGTGCGCCCGACGAGCTTGAGCTCGCACACCGACTACGAGGGGGAGCTCGCGGTCGTGATCGGTCGTGTCGCGAAGAACGTGCCCGCCGAGCGCGCGAGCGACTACATTTTCGGGTACACCGTCGCCAACGACGTCACCGCACGCGATCTGCAGCGCAGCGACGGACAGTGGGCGCGCGCCAAGGGCTTCGACACGTTCTGCCCCGTGGGTCCGGTGATCGAGACCGATCTCGACCTGGATGCGGCCGCCATCACGACGCGCGTCAACGGCGAGGTGCGCCAGCAGGGCCCGGTCTCCGACATGATCCACGGCATCGGTGCGCTCATCGCCTACGCGTCCGCCGTCTTCACGCTGCTGCCCGGCGACCTGCTGCTCACGGGTACGCCCGCGGGCGTCGGCCCGTTCGTGGGCGGCGATGTCGTCGAGGTCGAGATCAGCGGCCTCGGGGTGTTGCGCAACCCCGCGCGCGATGCCTGA
- a CDS encoding oxidoreductase — protein sequence MSRVFSPMTLRDLQLPHRAWVSPMCMYACEARDGMVGDFHVAHYGQYALGGAALILTEATAVVPEGRVTAQDAGIWSDAHIAAWERVTATVHLLGGRIAVQLGHAGRKGSKRRGLPGDAEPAGPLRPADGGWQLHGATGEPFGRYDPPLPAASVYLAALPDAFASAAERAVRAGFDAVELHTAHGYLVHEMLSPATNPRSDAWGADPAGRERLLFETVAAVRATIPDGGMPLLVRISTSDVVEGGRTPADSAELAPRLWRPGSI from the coding sequence ATGAGCCGTGTGTTCAGCCCGATGACCCTGCGCGATCTGCAGCTCCCGCACCGTGCATGGGTGTCGCCCATGTGCATGTACGCGTGCGAGGCCCGCGACGGGATGGTCGGCGACTTCCACGTCGCGCACTACGGTCAGTATGCGCTCGGCGGGGCGGCCCTCATTCTCACCGAAGCCACCGCCGTCGTGCCGGAGGGTCGGGTCACGGCACAGGATGCCGGGATCTGGAGCGACGCGCATATCGCGGCGTGGGAGCGGGTCACCGCGACGGTCCACCTGCTCGGGGGCCGGATCGCGGTCCAGCTCGGTCACGCCGGCCGCAAGGGCAGCAAGCGTCGGGGCCTTCCGGGCGACGCCGAACCGGCGGGCCCCCTGCGTCCGGCGGACGGTGGATGGCAGCTCCACGGCGCGACCGGGGAGCCGTTCGGGCGCTACGACCCACCGCTGCCGGCGGCGTCCGTCTATCTCGCGGCGCTGCCCGACGCCTTCGCGAGTGCGGCAGAGCGCGCCGTACGGGCGGGATTCGACGCCGTCGAACTGCACACCGCGCACGGATACCTCGTACACGAGATGCTCTCGCCCGCGACCAATCCGAGGTCCGACGCGTGGGGCGCAGACCCGGCGGGCAGGGAACGGCTGTTGTTCGAGACGGTCGCCGCGGTGCGGGCCACGATCCCGGACGGGGGGATGCCGCTCCTGGTCCGCATCTCCACCTCCGACGTGGTCGAGGGTGGTCGCACCCCGGCCGACAGCGCCGAGCTGGCCCCGCGGCTGTGGCGGCCGGGGTCGATCTGA
- a CDS encoding aminotransferase class V-fold PLP-dependent enzyme: MTSLASHFAGGRDYLAACTLGLPSRTTAAAVRADLAAAASGHPDVAAATRAVEEARASYARIVHVPLSDVAIGSQTSVMVSLIAASAPDGAEVLCAEGDFSSLVAPFARVGRGVRLRTAPLQELAAAISADTWLVAFSLVQSATGEVADAAGIAAAAARAGTRTLCDLTQATGWLPVDATLFDATVCHAYKWLCCPRGVGFLTVSPEFAREIRPVQAGWYSGDDPWASCYGTGGVLASDARRFDVSPAWQAFVGAAPALALFADADITASYEHVTRLAARFRDGLGLAQPHRPSAIVTWPDATGEALAQLTAHGITASGRAGRARVAFHVFNDEIDVDRALHALGVRGHADLAPFDALVYAI; this comes from the coding sequence ATGACCAGCCTCGCCTCGCACTTCGCCGGTGGTCGCGATTACCTCGCCGCCTGCACCCTGGGTCTTCCCTCGCGCACCACGGCCGCCGCCGTCCGCGCCGACCTCGCGGCCGCGGCATCCGGTCACCCCGATGTCGCCGCGGCCACGCGCGCCGTCGAAGAGGCCCGCGCCTCGTACGCCCGCATCGTTCACGTGCCCCTGAGCGACGTCGCGATCGGCTCGCAGACCTCGGTCATGGTCTCGCTCATCGCCGCTTCGGCGCCCGACGGCGCGGAGGTGCTGTGCGCCGAGGGCGACTTCTCGTCGCTGGTCGCCCCGTTCGCGCGAGTCGGACGCGGTGTACGACTGCGCACCGCTCCGCTTCAGGAGCTCGCCGCCGCCATCTCGGCCGACACCTGGCTCGTGGCGTTCTCACTCGTGCAGTCGGCGACCGGTGAGGTGGCGGATGCCGCCGGCATCGCCGCCGCGGCCGCCCGCGCAGGCACCCGCACCCTGTGTGACCTCACCCAAGCCACGGGATGGCTGCCCGTGGACGCCACGCTGTTCGACGCCACCGTCTGCCACGCGTACAAGTGGCTGTGCTGCCCCCGTGGCGTCGGCTTCCTCACCGTCTCGCCGGAGTTCGCGCGAGAGATCCGCCCGGTGCAGGCCGGGTGGTACTCCGGCGACGACCCGTGGGCCTCGTGCTACGGCACGGGCGGCGTGCTAGCGTCCGACGCACGCCGCTTCGACGTGTCGCCCGCGTGGCAGGCCTTCGTCGGCGCCGCACCCGCCCTGGCACTGTTCGCCGACGCCGACATCACCGCCAGCTACGAGCACGTCACCCGCCTGGCCGCGCGCTTTCGCGACGGGCTCGGTCTTGCCCAGCCCCACCGACCGTCGGCGATCGTCACGTGGCCGGATGCCACCGGAGAAGCGCTCGCGCAACTCACCGCCCACGGCATCACGGCGTCGGGGCGCGCGGGTCGCGCGCGCGTGGCGTTCCACGTGTTCAACGACGAGATCGACGTCGATCGGGCCCTCCACGCCCTGGGCGTGCGCGGGCACGCTGACCTCGCCCCGTTCGACGCGCTGGTGTACGCGATCTGA
- a CDS encoding IclR family transcriptional regulator domain-containing protein: MITSSMCILAHLDERDIDIVLSRPVPAATERTALDPDLIRRRLADVRAHGYAITEGERVPEAIGIAAPVFDALGEVVGAVSIACLASRADDRRLTELVPMVVRAAADISHDLAQLESAGPSATLPATR; encoded by the coding sequence TTGATCACGAGCAGCATGTGCATCCTCGCGCACCTCGACGAGCGCGACATCGACATCGTGCTCTCACGACCGGTGCCGGCCGCGACGGAGCGCACGGCGCTCGACCCCGACCTGATTCGTCGCCGCCTCGCGGACGTGCGCGCTCACGGGTACGCGATCACCGAGGGTGAGCGGGTTCCGGAGGCCATCGGCATCGCGGCACCGGTGTTCGACGCCCTGGGCGAGGTGGTCGGCGCGGTCTCGATCGCCTGCCTCGCATCGCGCGCCGATGATCGCCGACTCACCGAGCTCGTTCCGATGGTCGTCCGAGCGGCCGCCGACATCAGTCACGACCTCGCTCAGCTCGAGAGCGCGGGGCCAAGCGCCACCCTCCCGGCCACCCGATGA
- a CDS encoding FRG domain-containing protein, whose protein sequence is MAVVWDTDLVFDPRLKENGEPISLQGLKARRVVCSTVINAIGGITVGGPESGVRWRGQADASWRVASRATRQGLTAADLQDHERKMINQARTIGIDNAQHMSDWEILARLRHNGAVTRLIDITTDPFVALFMLCDDTLQSEQEECDGVLLAVNRSELKIIDRPWEPDGYAAMTKKKPAALVYTTPPIDPRIAAQRGEFMFHSAPLSETDAPECELFPISRPPGWNVTDLRKLLGVDRPNEDRGAPRKHFPTLIGIRIPAEIKPMLRDLLSRNFGYTRETIYPDWAGLGEQFGRDS, encoded by the coding sequence ATGGCTGTTGTCTGGGATACGGATCTCGTCTTCGATCCGCGGCTGAAGGAGAACGGCGAACCCATATCGCTTCAAGGCCTGAAAGCTCGGCGTGTCGTGTGCAGCACGGTGATCAATGCGATCGGGGGCATCACCGTAGGCGGGCCCGAGAGCGGAGTCCGCTGGCGGGGGCAAGCGGACGCATCGTGGCGCGTGGCTTCCCGAGCGACACGCCAGGGTCTCACCGCAGCTGACCTACAAGATCACGAACGCAAGATGATCAACCAGGCCCGCACGATCGGCATCGACAACGCGCAGCACATGTCCGACTGGGAGATTCTCGCCCGGTTGCGGCACAACGGCGCCGTCACGCGGTTGATCGACATCACGACGGACCCTTTCGTCGCCCTCTTCATGCTGTGCGACGACACACTCCAGAGCGAGCAAGAAGAGTGCGACGGCGTGCTCTTGGCGGTGAACCGCTCGGAGCTGAAGATCATCGACCGGCCGTGGGAGCCCGACGGCTATGCGGCGATGACGAAGAAGAAACCGGCCGCGCTCGTCTACACGACCCCGCCCATCGATCCGCGTATCGCCGCGCAGCGAGGCGAGTTCATGTTCCACAGTGCTCCCCTGAGCGAGACCGACGCGCCTGAGTGCGAGCTGTTCCCGATCAGCCGCCCGCCCGGGTGGAACGTCACCGACCTCCGCAAGCTGCTCGGGGTGGACAGACCGAACGAAGACCGCGGTGCGCCCCGGAAGCATTTCCCGACGCTGATCGGTATTCGCATCCCCGCCGAGATCAAGCCGATGCTGCGCGACCTCCTCAGCCGGAACTTCGGCTACACCCGCGAGACGATATACCCGGACTGGGCAGGACTGGGGGAACAGTTCGGGCGGGACTCCTGA